A portion of the Flavobacterium limnophilum genome contains these proteins:
- a CDS encoding trypsin-like peptidase domain-containing protein, whose translation MKLLEKIDLKSKMLYLFVALLFFQGCQAQDKKEEKDIEEIQKNAGGYTDNVSYSGNVDFRMAAKIATPGVVHIKSTFKPETQRYGNEGNDNFYNLPDALKEFFGDDSFFRQFKFRQEYDSEPIIGSGSGVILTPDGYIVTNNHMIKEAYEINVTLHDGRSYAAKLIGTDPQTDLALIKIDEKKLAFIAFGDSDKIEVGEWVVAVGNPFNLASTVTAGIVSAKARNLNILKDQGAIESFIQTDAVVNLGNSGGALVTLEGKLIGINTAIATPTGVYAGYAFAIPVDIVKKVSNDLMNYGTVSRGFLGIVIRDMDSKMAKEINIDRANGVYVDSVSATGAAKEAGVRAKDVIISIDDIETMTTAKLQEIVMRKRPGDKVKITLIRNSNEKKELYATLKKQETSIKTVKTESSSLLKDLGIQLVPISKEEQKKYNIKNGLKVTKLFDGKLKRNTNIREGFVITAVNNREVSTVDSFIAAVQKQQGGIMLEGKYAGDPTYYYYAFGM comes from the coding sequence ATGAAACTGCTAGAAAAAATAGATTTAAAAAGTAAAATGCTTTATTTGTTTGTTGCCCTTCTTTTCTTTCAAGGATGTCAGGCACAGGACAAGAAAGAGGAAAAAGATATTGAAGAAATTCAAAAAAATGCTGGTGGCTATACGGATAACGTTTCCTATTCCGGCAATGTCGATTTTAGGATGGCCGCAAAAATAGCCACACCGGGAGTGGTTCACATCAAATCTACGTTCAAACCAGAAACCCAACGGTATGGAAATGAAGGCAACGATAATTTTTATAATTTACCCGATGCTTTAAAAGAATTTTTCGGGGACGATTCTTTTTTCAGACAATTCAAATTCCGACAAGAATACGATTCCGAACCCATAATTGGAAGCGGTTCTGGAGTAATATTGACCCCTGACGGATACATTGTTACCAATAATCACATGATTAAAGAGGCCTACGAAATCAATGTCACTTTGCATGACGGACGCTCTTATGCCGCCAAACTCATAGGAACCGATCCACAAACTGATCTTGCCCTGATTAAAATAGACGAAAAGAAACTGGCCTTCATTGCCTTTGGTGACAGTGACAAAATCGAAGTGGGAGAATGGGTCGTTGCGGTAGGAAATCCTTTTAATTTGGCATCGACCGTTACCGCCGGAATTGTAAGTGCCAAAGCCCGGAACTTGAATATTTTAAAAGATCAAGGTGCCATCGAATCTTTCATACAAACGGATGCCGTGGTAAACCTTGGCAACAGCGGAGGTGCATTGGTAACATTGGAAGGAAAACTTATCGGAATCAATACCGCAATAGCAACGCCAACCGGAGTTTATGCGGGTTATGCTTTTGCAATTCCTGTAGATATTGTCAAAAAAGTTTCGAATGATCTTATGAATTATGGTACTGTAAGCAGAGGTTTTTTAGGAATCGTAATCCGAGATATGGACAGTAAAATGGCAAAGGAAATCAATATTGACCGTGCCAATGGTGTTTATGTCGACAGTGTGTCGGCAACCGGAGCGGCAAAAGAAGCCGGTGTCAGGGCGAAAGACGTAATCATCAGCATTGATGACATCGAAACAATGACAACTGCCAAATTACAGGAAATCGTGATGCGAAAACGTCCCGGAGACAAAGTGAAAATCACGCTAATCCGAAATAGCAATGAAAAAAAAGAACTTTATGCAACACTCAAAAAACAGGAAACAAGCATTAAAACCGTAAAAACCGAAAGCTCCAGTTTGCTTAAAGATCTGGGAATCCAACTGGTTCCAATCAGCAAAGAAGAACAAAAGAAATACAATATCAAGAATGGCCTGAAAGTCACAAAATTATTTGACGGAAAGCTAAAACGGAATACCAACATAAGGGAAGGATTTGTAATTACAGCTGTCAACAATAGAGAAGTTTCAACTGTGGATTCCTTTATTGCGGCCGTTCAAAAACAACAGGGAGGCATAATGCTCGAAGGAAAATATGCCGGCGACCCCACTTACTATTATTACGCATTTGGAATGTAA
- the acsA gene encoding acetate--CoA ligase, producing MFATKNKTEHNLSDYEKVRATFSWENVAQELSGLPDGKGLNIAHEAVDRHAESHLKNVVAFRFIHKDRSFNDFTYSDLQRETSKFANVLRKLNVQKGERIFALAGRIPELYIAALGTLKYTAVFCPLFSVFGPEPIFQRLKKGEATVLLTTSLLFEKKAKQLIDQLPSLRYVILTDATEHISDKIVSYSKLMEQASDEFIIPETHPEDLALLHFTSGTTGMPKGALHVHKAVLTHYSTGKYVLDFHEGDVFWCTADPGWVTGTSYGILSPLVNGVTSIIDEEEFDAARWYSILEEHKVTIWYTAPTAIRRLMRMDIKPLEIYNLENLRIILSVGEPLHAEAVIWGEKTFGIPILDNWWQTETGGIMIANFPSMKVKPGSMGKPLPGLEAAIAEVKDNQIQLLSEPNLQGHLVLKKGFPSLFRGYLNEEERYQKCFIGEWYLSGDLAKKDADGYFWFVGRADDIIKTSGHMVGPFEVESTLMRHPAIAEAAAIGKPEATIGELVKAFVVLKSGNIPNEETKMNIMAFARKELGPAVTPKEIEFVENIPKTRSGKILRRLLKARELGLPEGDISTLEQS from the coding sequence ATGTTTGCCACCAAAAATAAAACAGAACACAACCTTTCGGATTATGAAAAAGTTCGAGCCACTTTCTCTTGGGAAAATGTTGCCCAAGAATTAAGCGGTTTACCCGACGGAAAAGGCTTGAACATCGCTCACGAAGCCGTTGACCGCCACGCCGAAAGTCATTTGAAAAATGTGGTGGCATTTCGTTTTATTCACAAAGACCGAAGTTTTAACGATTTCACATATTCTGATTTGCAACGGGAGACTTCAAAATTTGCCAATGTTTTGAGGAAATTAAACGTCCAAAAAGGGGAACGCATTTTCGCTTTGGCAGGAAGAATTCCCGAATTGTATATCGCTGCCTTGGGAACTTTGAAATACACAGCCGTTTTCTGTCCGTTGTTTTCTGTTTTTGGCCCTGAGCCAATATTTCAAAGATTGAAAAAAGGAGAGGCAACCGTTTTATTGACCACTTCCCTCCTTTTCGAAAAAAAAGCAAAACAATTAATCGATCAACTTCCCTCACTTCGATACGTTATTTTGACCGATGCAACGGAACATATTTCGGATAAAATAGTGTCCTATTCCAAACTTATGGAACAGGCAAGCGATGAATTCATCATCCCCGAAACCCATCCGGAAGATTTGGCCTTGCTGCATTTTACCAGTGGAACCACCGGTATGCCAAAAGGCGCTTTGCACGTTCACAAAGCCGTTCTCACTCATTATAGTACCGGAAAATATGTGTTGGATTTTCACGAAGGAGATGTTTTTTGGTGTACCGCCGATCCGGGTTGGGTAACGGGAACTTCTTATGGAATCCTTTCGCCGCTTGTAAATGGTGTCACCAGTATTATCGACGAAGAAGAATTTGATGCCGCAAGATGGTATTCGATTCTCGAAGAACACAAAGTTACTATTTGGTACACAGCTCCCACCGCCATCAGGAGATTGATGCGAATGGACATCAAGCCATTGGAAATTTACAATCTCGAAAATCTGCGAATTATCCTGAGTGTGGGCGAACCACTCCATGCCGAAGCCGTGATTTGGGGAGAAAAAACCTTTGGAATTCCGATTCTAGATAATTGGTGGCAAACCGAAACTGGAGGCATTATGATTGCCAATTTTCCTTCGATGAAAGTAAAACCCGGCTCGATGGGAAAACCGCTGCCCGGATTGGAAGCAGCCATTGCCGAAGTCAAGGACAACCAAATTCAGCTGCTTTCGGAACCCAATCTTCAAGGACATTTGGTCTTGAAAAAAGGATTTCCATCACTTTTTCGTGGTTATTTAAATGAAGAAGAACGCTACCAAAAATGCTTCATTGGCGAATGGTACCTCAGCGGAGATTTGGCCAAGAAAGATGCCGATGGTTATTTCTGGTTTGTGGGTCGCGCCGATGACATTATCAAAACATCGGGACATATGGTCGGCCCTTTTGAAGTCGAAAGCACTTTGATGCGTCATCCGGCAATTGCAGAAGCCGCAGCCATTGGAAAACCGGAAGCCACCATTGGTGAATTGGTAAAAGCTTTCGTGGTTTTGAAATCTGGAAATATTCCAAACGAGGAAACCAAAATGAACATTATGGCTTTCGCCCGAAAAGAATTGGGACCAGCCGTTACTCCCAAAGAAATTGAATTTGTCGAAAACATTCCCAAAACCCGAAGCGGAAAAATCTTGCGAAGATTATTGAAAGCCAGAGAACTCGGCTTGCCCGAAGGCGATATTTCCACCTTGGAACAATCCTGA
- a CDS encoding OsmC family protein, with amino-acid sequence MYTYEVNLKWMVNRKGVLSSPSLPQKIEVATPPDFPKGMEGVWTPEHLLTASVNSCLMTTFLAIAENSKLDFISFESNAACNIAIIEGKHTLTEIILKPKVTIPHTQKQERAIHILEMSKRECLISNAIKATILLEPEIIVEKVLA; translated from the coding sequence ATGTACACTTACGAAGTTAATCTAAAATGGATGGTAAACAGAAAGGGAGTCTTGAGTTCCCCAAGTTTACCACAAAAAATTGAAGTGGCAACACCTCCTGATTTCCCAAAAGGAATGGAAGGCGTTTGGACACCGGAGCACTTATTGACAGCATCGGTAAATAGTTGTTTGATGACGACTTTCTTGGCCATAGCCGAAAATTCAAAGCTGGATTTCATCAGTTTTGAGAGTAATGCCGCGTGCAATATTGCCATAATTGAAGGCAAACACACCTTGACCGAAATCATCTTGAAACCCAAAGTCACGATTCCGCATACACAAAAACAAGAAAGGGCAATCCATATTCTTGAGATGAGCAAAAGAGAATGTCTAATTTCCAATGCGATTAAAGCCACTATCCTTTTGGAACCGGAAATTATCGTGGAAAAAGTATTGGCATAA
- a CDS encoding SDR family oxidoreductase, with protein sequence MENTFKDKVALITGGSSGIGRATAIAFARKGTKVVIADWIENEETMDLIENLGGEAVFVQCDVSKSADVKALIEKTIATFGRLDYAFNNAGIEGTSAPVQDCSEENWDKTIDVNLKGIWLCMKYQIPVMLEKGKGSIVNCSSVAGLVGFQGLPAYVASKHGVIGLTKTAALECAKLGIRVNAVCPGVIQTPMIDRLTGKKKEAEAQFTSLEPVGRFGQPEEIACSVMWLCSDEASFVTGIAMPVDGGFVAQ encoded by the coding sequence ATGGAAAACACATTCAAAGACAAAGTAGCCCTAATAACAGGAGGATCTTCAGGAATTGGTAGAGCCACTGCTATAGCTTTCGCAAGAAAAGGCACCAAAGTCGTCATTGCCGATTGGATAGAAAATGAAGAAACTATGGATTTAATCGAAAATTTGGGAGGAGAAGCCGTATTCGTACAATGCGACGTGTCAAAAAGCGCGGATGTAAAAGCGCTAATTGAAAAAACCATTGCCACTTTCGGACGCTTGGATTATGCTTTTAACAATGCCGGAATCGAAGGAACTTCGGCTCCTGTCCAAGATTGTTCCGAGGAAAACTGGGACAAAACTATTGACGTCAACCTAAAAGGAATTTGGCTTTGCATGAAATATCAAATTCCTGTAATGCTAGAAAAAGGTAAAGGATCAATCGTTAACTGCTCTTCTGTGGCTGGACTGGTCGGATTTCAAGGCTTGCCAGCTTATGTAGCCTCTAAACACGGCGTGATTGGACTGACGAAAACAGCTGCCTTGGAATGTGCCAAACTAGGAATCAGGGTAAATGCCGTTTGTCCTGGAGTTATACAAACGCCCATGATCGATCGCCTTACCGGAAAAAAGAAAGAAGCCGAAGCGCAATTTACGAGTTTGGAACCCGTTGGCCGTTTTGGACAACCGGAGGAAATAGCTTGTTCAGTGATGTGGTTATGCTCGGATGAAGCTTCTTTTGTCACTGGAATTGCAATGCCTGTGGATGGTGGTTTTGTTGCACAATAA
- the ppsA gene encoding phosphoenolpyruvate synthase, translating to MATTEHILFFNQIGIADIDKVGGKNASLGEMYTQLIPMGINIPNGFAVTAQGYRMFRKANNLEKPLNDLLLSLDTKEYSNLSSIGEKARNLILSATIPNEIRDEITIAYKELCKQCEINNLDVAVRSSATSEDLPAASFAGRMESFLNISGEIQLLEAVRRCYASLFTDRAIKYRHDMGFAGMDIAISVGVQQMVRSDKASSGVAFTIDPDSGFKNTIVINGTFGLGENIVQGRVTPDEWMVFKPTLFNKKLNPILKSRCGNKEFTMIYSEKIEGASVEKTIENIDTPLTERNKFSLMVNEVVKLALWCQKIEDHYMKAMDIEWAKDGLNDQLYIVQARPETIHGKERKQTVEIYSLKEKGNLLTSGIALGNKIISGKARILNNPQEGNLLQQGEILVTDVTNPDWDPILKKAAAIITNKGGRTSHSAIVARELGTVAVVGCGNATSVIKNGQEITVSCAEGKLGNIYEGLLKWEIKEQDFSQIEMPKTNPMFILADPERAFDLSFYPNKGVGLMRMEFAISNTIKIHPNALCEPEKLTDETTISAIKEFTKGYENGRDYFVDKLAEAVSTVAAAFYPKDVIVRMSDFKSNEYANLIGGKYFEPQEENPMIGFRGASRYYSDFYRKGFALECEAMKKVRNEMGLHNVKLMIPFCRTVEEGEKVIAEMAKNGLIQGENELEIYVMVEIPSNVLLADKFAQLFDGFSIGSNDLTQLTLGLDRDSALVSFLFNEQNPAVKFLIQETIHAAKRNNIKVGLCGQAPSDIPEFAQFLVEEGIDSISFNPDALIRGIENILVAERKNTVRI from the coding sequence ATGGCAACCACGGAACACATCTTGTTTTTTAACCAAATCGGTATTGCCGATATTGATAAAGTGGGCGGAAAAAATGCTTCGCTTGGCGAAATGTACACCCAACTGATTCCAATGGGCATCAACATTCCCAATGGTTTTGCCGTTACGGCCCAAGGGTATCGAATGTTCCGCAAAGCAAATAATCTCGAAAAACCATTGAATGATTTACTGCTTTCACTGGACACAAAAGAATATTCCAACCTTTCCTCCATTGGAGAAAAAGCCCGAAATCTTATACTGTCGGCAACCATTCCCAATGAAATTCGTGACGAAATAACTATCGCCTACAAAGAACTGTGCAAACAATGCGAAATAAACAATCTTGATGTTGCAGTTAGAAGCAGCGCAACTTCCGAAGACCTGCCCGCAGCGAGTTTTGCGGGAAGAATGGAATCGTTCCTGAACATCAGCGGCGAAATCCAATTGCTCGAAGCAGTTCGTCGTTGCTATGCTTCCCTGTTCACGGATCGCGCCATCAAATACCGCCACGACATGGGATTTGCAGGAATGGACATCGCGATTTCCGTTGGCGTGCAACAAATGGTTCGAAGCGACAAAGCCTCTTCCGGCGTGGCTTTTACCATCGATCCCGATAGCGGATTTAAAAACACAATCGTCATCAACGGCACATTTGGATTGGGTGAAAATATCGTCCAAGGAAGAGTCACTCCCGATGAATGGATGGTTTTCAAACCCACACTTTTCAACAAAAAACTAAACCCAATCCTGAAAAGTCGCTGCGGCAACAAGGAATTCACGATGATTTATTCCGAAAAAATAGAAGGCGCATCAGTAGAAAAGACCATTGAAAACATTGACACGCCATTGACAGAACGAAATAAATTTTCGTTGATGGTAAACGAAGTGGTCAAACTGGCGCTATGGTGCCAAAAAATAGAAGACCATTACATGAAAGCCATGGATATCGAATGGGCGAAAGACGGATTGAACGACCAGCTCTACATTGTTCAAGCAAGGCCGGAAACCATCCACGGAAAAGAACGAAAACAAACCGTTGAAATTTATTCCCTAAAAGAAAAAGGCAACCTATTGACAAGCGGAATCGCCCTTGGCAACAAAATTATTTCCGGAAAAGCACGCATCCTGAACAATCCGCAAGAAGGAAATCTATTGCAACAGGGAGAAATTCTTGTGACTGACGTTACAAACCCGGACTGGGATCCCATTTTAAAAAAAGCGGCTGCCATCATTACCAACAAAGGCGGCAGAACCAGCCATTCGGCAATTGTGGCGCGCGAACTCGGAACCGTTGCCGTCGTGGGATGCGGCAACGCAACTTCAGTTATCAAAAATGGACAAGAAATCACAGTTTCCTGTGCCGAAGGCAAACTGGGAAACATATACGAAGGCTTGCTGAAATGGGAAATAAAAGAACAGGATTTTAGTCAGATTGAAATGCCTAAAACAAACCCAATGTTTATCCTTGCCGATCCCGAAAGAGCTTTCGATTTGAGTTTTTATCCCAATAAAGGCGTGGGATTGATGCGAATGGAATTTGCCATTTCCAACACCATAAAAATACATCCCAATGCCCTGTGCGAACCCGAAAAACTAACCGATGAAACCACCATTTCGGCAATCAAGGAATTTACAAAAGGATATGAAAACGGCAGAGATTATTTTGTCGACAAACTTGCCGAAGCGGTTTCAACAGTGGCTGCGGCTTTTTATCCAAAAGATGTCATTGTGCGAATGAGCGATTTCAAAAGCAACGAATATGCCAACCTCATCGGCGGAAAATATTTCGAACCCCAAGAAGAAAATCCGATGATTGGTTTCCGTGGGGCTTCCCGTTATTACAGTGATTTTTATCGAAAAGGTTTTGCATTGGAATGCGAAGCCATGAAAAAAGTACGAAACGAAATGGGATTGCACAACGTGAAACTGATGATTCCTTTTTGCAGAACCGTCGAAGAAGGAGAAAAAGTAATTGCGGAAATGGCTAAAAATGGATTAATCCAGGGTGAAAACGAATTGGAAATCTACGTAATGGTGGAAATCCCCAGCAACGTCTTGTTGGCCGATAAATTTGCCCAACTATTTGACGGATTTTCTATTGGTTCCAATGATTTGACACAACTCACGCTTGGCTTGGACCGTGATTCTGCCTTGGTCAGCTTTTTATTCAACGAGCAAAATCCTGCAGTCAAGTTTTTAATCCAAGAAACCATTCATGCGGCCAAACGCAACAACATAAAAGTGGGATTGTGTGGCCAAGCGCCAAGCGATATTCCCGAGTTTGCCCAGTTCTTGGTGGAAGAAGGCATTGACAGCATCTCGTTTAATCCCGACGCTTTAATAAGAGGAATCGAAAATATTTTGGTTGCCGAAAGGAAAAATACAGTTCGAATATAA
- a CDS encoding YCF48-related protein: MKNFTLMLALLISGLTMNSLNAQDSWTLQTNPVKPTAEVGKIQFVSANEGWISISPGGLLHTIDGGATWVEKMLHPTDIISSLIDPGLNLSFINPSTGWVLKSFGNDPFNSNGVVVYKTTDGGINWESKILSQTVGDTGIQIQFFDTNNGYATIYNFASDISTSLKTNDGGNNWTPVPSSGFLGILYFMDPNNGWAISSGPNAVAPHKIYQTTNGGVNWTPQYTDNTPGGFLAIQFTDLNHGWVVGQNGKIIKTNNGGTDWIEIVNSGITADYKCKSLYFLNATTGWIGTSTDGPTNITYVLHTTDGGASWSTQDPLTYNPYSIFFWDENTGWLTSDDNKIAHYSNPLGIKENLVSKYLTIYPNPNSGTFYFNLKKTDSKIQIEILNLSGQKIYEASKTEKQTSNEINFAPQSKGVYLIKINDGENSYSEKIIFQ, translated from the coding sequence ATGAAAAATTTTACCTTAATGCTTGCACTGTTAATCTCAGGATTAACAATGAATTCTTTGAATGCTCAGGACAGTTGGACTCTTCAAACAAATCCTGTAAAACCAACAGCAGAAGTTGGAAAAATACAATTTGTGAGTGCGAATGAAGGATGGATTTCTATTTCTCCTGGTGGGCTTTTACACACCATCGACGGAGGAGCAACTTGGGTAGAAAAAATGCTTCACCCTACTGATATTATATCTTCATTGATTGATCCAGGATTAAATTTGAGTTTTATAAATCCTTCAACTGGTTGGGTTTTGAAATCCTTTGGAAATGATCCTTTTAATTCAAATGGAGTAGTTGTATATAAAACTACAGATGGAGGGATAAATTGGGAAAGTAAAATTCTTTCACAAACTGTTGGAGACACTGGAATTCAAATTCAATTTTTTGATACTAACAATGGTTATGCGACAATATATAATTTTGCAAGCGACATATCCACAAGTTTAAAAACTAATGATGGTGGAAATAATTGGACTCCTGTTCCTTCAAGTGGATTTCTTGGCATTCTCTACTTTATGGATCCAAATAATGGCTGGGCAATTAGTTCAGGTCCAAATGCAGTTGCTCCCCATAAAATATATCAAACTACAAATGGAGGAGTAAATTGGACACCACAATATACAGATAATACACCTGGTGGATTTCTTGCAATTCAGTTTACAGATTTAAATCACGGATGGGTAGTTGGACAAAACGGGAAAATCATTAAAACTAATAATGGTGGTACTGATTGGATAGAAATTGTCAATTCAGGCATTACAGCAGACTATAAATGTAAATCTCTATACTTTTTAAACGCAACAACTGGCTGGATTGGGACTAGCACGGATGGCCCAACAAATATTACATATGTGCTTCATACAACAGATGGAGGAGCGAGTTGGTCAACTCAAGATCCACTAACATACAACCCTTACAGCATTTTCTTTTGGGATGAAAATACGGGTTGGTTAACCTCTGATGATAATAAAATTGCACATTATTCTAATCCATTGGGAATCAAGGAAAATCTGGTTAGCAAATACCTAACTATTTATCCAAATCCAAACAGCGGAACCTTTTATTTTAATCTAAAAAAAACAGATTCAAAAATTCAAATCGAAATATTAAATCTTTCAGGACAAAAAATATATGAAGCCTCCAAAACGGAAAAACAAACATCAAATGAAATAAATTTTGCTCCACAATCAAAAGGTGTTTATCTCATAAAAATTAACGATGGAGAAAATAGTTACAGCGAAAAAATTATCTTTCAGTAA
- the tpiA gene encoding triose-phosphate isomerase: protein MRKKIVAGNWKMHKNAAQTEELLNELIAKIPAETDAQVIVAPTFVNLASAVNQLKSTAIGVSAQNMHQAESGAYTGEISADMLTSVGVKTVILGHSERRAIFHETDALIASKVDTALQHDMTVIFCFGEELKDRQSQNHFNIVENQLKDGLFHLQAKDWEKIVLAYEPVWAIGTGETASPEQAQEMHEFIRETVRKAFGSDVAEDVSILYGGSVKPDNAKEIFSKPDVDGGLIGGAALKAEDFVAIVTAI from the coding sequence ATGAGAAAGAAGATTGTAGCAGGAAACTGGAAAATGCACAAAAATGCAGCACAAACTGAAGAATTATTAAACGAATTAATAGCAAAAATCCCTGCAGAAACGGATGCTCAAGTAATTGTGGCTCCTACATTTGTCAACTTGGCTTCGGCAGTTAATCAATTGAAATCAACGGCAATTGGTGTATCTGCACAAAACATGCACCAAGCAGAAAGTGGCGCTTATACAGGTGAAATTTCGGCAGACATGCTAACAAGCGTTGGCGTGAAAACCGTTATTCTTGGACATTCAGAACGCAGAGCGATTTTTCACGAAACCGATGCCTTGATTGCCAGCAAAGTGGACACAGCATTGCAACACGACATGACCGTTATTTTTTGCTTTGGTGAAGAGTTGAAAGACCGTCAATCCCAAAATCATTTCAATATCGTTGAAAACCAATTGAAAGATGGTTTATTCCACTTACAAGCAAAAGATTGGGAAAAAATTGTTTTGGCTTATGAGCCAGTTTGGGCCATTGGAACAGGAGAAACTGCCAGCCCGGAACAAGCACAGGAAATGCACGAATTCATCAGGGAAACAGTTCGCAAAGCCTTTGGTAGCGATGTTGCCGAAGATGTTTCCATCCTTTACGGAGGTAGCGTAAAACCTGATAATGCCAAAGAAATATTCTCTAAACCAGATGTTGACGGTGGTCTTATTGGTGGAGCAGCTTTGAAAGCGGAAGACTTTGTAGCAATCGTGACTGCTATTTAA
- a CDS encoding TlpA family protein disulfide reductase, translating into MRKILVFLFAVISFSCSQAQKNSFSKEALSEKLLATDGSQVAFKDILKKYRGKTLVIEVWASWCGDCVKAMPKIKELQANNPDVAYLFISMDRTSENWKIGIEKHELKGDHFMANDQMKGVFGKAIDLDWIPRYIIVDKTGKIVLYRAIETDFDKINSVLKELNK; encoded by the coding sequence ATGAGAAAAATATTGGTCTTTCTTTTTGCAGTGATAAGCTTTTCTTGTTCACAAGCACAAAAGAATTCATTTTCAAAAGAAGCTTTGTCAGAAAAACTGTTGGCAACCGATGGAAGCCAAGTTGCATTCAAAGACATTCTAAAAAAGTACAGAGGCAAAACCTTGGTCATCGAAGTTTGGGCTTCTTGGTGTGGCGATTGTGTAAAAGCAATGCCAAAAATAAAAGAACTGCAAGCCAATAATCCCGACGTGGCCTACTTGTTTATCTCCATGGATAGAACGTCCGAAAATTGGAAAATTGGCATCGAAAAACACGAGCTCAAAGGCGACCATTTTATGGCAAACGACCAAATGAAAGGCGTATTCGGAAAAGCAATAGACCTGGACTGGATTCCTAGATACATCATCGTGGACAAAACTGGAAAAATTGTGCTTTACAGGGCCATCGAAACCGACTTTGACAAAATCAATTCCGTTTTAAAAGAATTAAACAAATAG
- a CDS encoding BT_3928 family protein, with product MKKTITQFSRLFVGILFIISGLIKLNDPLGFSYKLDEYFSEPVFNMPFFVPYSLAIALFLVILEVVLGVMLLIGYKSKLTIWLLLLLIIEFTFLTFYSAYFDVVKDCGCFGDALHLTPWQSFSKDIVLLFFILILFFNKKLIKPLFTNKIQNILVLTSIALCSFMGYWVINHLPLKDFRPYKVGTNIRTDMSIPDNAPKSVVEMVFIYKVNGVDKEFTEKDLMSLPEGATFVDRKDKVIVQGYLPPIHDFKLELDGQDNTDMVLSKEKVLLVVAYDLEKANPEAMQNLEKLYKEAAAKGYYVSLLTGSSSEIIEATKKKHGFTFDFHFCDATALKTIERANPSFVILNYGTVKQKVHYNDIKDLNW from the coding sequence ATGAAAAAAACCATCACCCAATTCTCCAGACTTTTCGTCGGGATTTTGTTCATTATTTCTGGATTGATAAAACTGAATGACCCTTTGGGTTTTTCATATAAACTCGACGAATACTTTAGTGAACCTGTCTTCAACATGCCTTTTTTCGTGCCTTATTCATTGGCTATAGCCTTGTTTTTGGTTATCCTTGAAGTGGTTTTGGGCGTGATGTTGCTTATTGGATACAAATCAAAATTAACGATCTGGCTACTGTTGTTATTGATCATTGAATTTACCTTTTTGACCTTTTATTCGGCTTATTTTGACGTGGTAAAAGATTGTGGCTGCTTTGGAGACGCCTTGCATTTAACGCCTTGGCAATCTTTTTCGAAAGACATTGTCCTGCTGTTCTTCATATTGATTCTGTTTTTCAATAAAAAATTGATCAAACCGCTTTTCACAAACAAAATCCAAAACATATTGGTTTTGACAAGCATTGCCTTGTGTTCCTTTATGGGCTATTGGGTTATCAATCATTTGCCGTTGAAAGATTTCAGGCCTTATAAAGTGGGTACAAACATAAGAACCGATATGTCGATTCCGGATAACGCTCCAAAAAGTGTCGTTGAAATGGTGTTTATTTATAAAGTAAACGGCGTGGACAAGGAATTTACCGAAAAAGATTTGATGTCGCTTCCCGAAGGAGCCACGTTTGTGGACAGAAAAGACAAAGTAATCGTGCAAGGTTACCTTCCTCCTATTCATGATTTCAAGCTGGAATTGGACGGACAAGACAACACCGACATGGTTTTGTCAAAAGAAAAAGTACTGCTTGTGGTGGCTTATGATTTAGAAAAAGCCAATCCAGAAGCGATGCAAAATCTGGAAAAATTGTACAAAGAAGCTGCCGCAAAAGGATATTATGTTTCCCTGCTGACCGGCTCTTCAAGCGAAATCATCGAGGCCACAAAAAAGAAACATGGATTCACGTTTGATTTCCACTTTTGCGATGCAACGGCACTAAAAACCATCGAAAGAGCGAATCCTAGTTTCGTGATTTTAAATTATGGAACCGTCAAGCAAAAAGTACATTACAACGACATCAAGGATTTAAATTGGTAA